Proteins found in one Subtercola endophyticus genomic segment:
- a CDS encoding aldo/keto reductase has protein sequence MARIGLSELDVFPLCLGGNVFGWTADKAASFDILDAYASGGGDFIDTADSYSAFVPGNHGGESETIIGEWIAERGSHDDLVIATKVSRHPDFLGLKGANILAAADASLGRLGVESIDLYWAHYDDPDTPLEESAAAFDSLVKSGKVRYYALSNFTADRIQQWLDVADANGFARPVALQPHYNLVHRNDFEQTLAPLASANNLGVLPYYSLASGFLTGKYRTADDNAGTARAKGAARYATPAGLAIIDALEEIGQAHEASITTTALAWLLAKPTVVAPIASASRPSQVPDLLAVDAVTLTPDEVAHLDAVSTWNG, from the coding sequence GTGGCACGCATCGGACTCAGTGAACTCGACGTCTTTCCCCTCTGCCTGGGCGGCAACGTCTTCGGCTGGACGGCCGATAAGGCGGCATCGTTCGACATTCTCGACGCATACGCCTCCGGCGGGGGCGACTTCATCGACACGGCCGACTCGTACTCGGCCTTCGTTCCGGGCAACCACGGGGGCGAATCCGAGACAATCATCGGCGAGTGGATCGCAGAGCGCGGAAGCCACGACGACCTCGTGATCGCCACGAAGGTCAGCCGGCACCCCGACTTTCTGGGGCTGAAGGGCGCGAACATCCTCGCCGCCGCCGACGCTTCACTCGGCCGGCTCGGCGTCGAGAGCATCGACCTGTACTGGGCGCACTACGACGACCCCGACACTCCGCTCGAGGAGTCGGCGGCGGCATTCGACTCGCTCGTGAAGAGCGGAAAGGTGCGCTACTACGCCCTCTCGAACTTCACGGCCGACCGCATTCAGCAGTGGCTCGACGTCGCCGACGCGAACGGATTCGCCCGCCCCGTGGCGCTGCAGCCGCACTACAACCTCGTGCACCGCAACGACTTCGAGCAGACGCTCGCCCCGCTCGCGTCGGCCAACAACCTGGGCGTGCTGCCCTACTACTCGCTCGCCAGCGGCTTCTTGACCGGAAAGTACCGCACGGCCGACGACAACGCCGGCACCGCGCGCGCAAAGGGTGCTGCTCGCTACGCGACCCCGGCGGGCCTCGCCATCATCGACGCCCTCGAAGAGATCGGCCAAGCCCACGAGGCCAGCATCACCACGACCGCTCTCGCCTGGCTGCTCGCCAAGCCCACCGTCGTCGCCCCCATCGCGAGCGCCTCCCGCCCCTCCCAGGTGCCCGACCTCCTCGCCGTCGACGCCGTCACCCTCACCCCCGACGAGGTCGCCCACCTAGACGCCGTCAGCACCTGGAACGGCTGA